Below is a genomic region from Pontibacillus yanchengensis.
CAACTCTTCCGTATTTGAGCGCTTTTTTGAAAAAAGGGTGTGCAATCTCAATCAAAAGTTGTATATAATCTCATTCTATTGTTCATATTTTTTTTATTGCCACAAATGTATTATTAATGGCAACTTATAAATGAATTTTGGAGGGATTAGCCTTGGAAATTAGTCAGGTCATTTTGAAAACTAAAGATCTTGAAAGTATGAAAGAGTTTTATACTGAAATTCTTGCAATGTCTTTAACAGAGCATAACAAAGATTCTTTTCAAATTGCAGTTGGATCTAGCCAGCTTAAATTTTCATCAAGGGATGTAGAAGGAGATCCTTTCTATCATTTTGCTTTTAATATACCTTCAAACCAGTTTAAGGAAGCTAAAACTTGGATTAGAAATAAAGTTAGTTTAAATTATGAGGATGGAGAAGATGAAGCGGAATTTTCACATCTGCCTGCACAATCTTTTTACTTTTATGATCCTGCTGGAAATATAGTCGAGTTTATCTCTAGGCATTCAATTGCTAATAATAAGGTTCACCCCTTCTCACCAAACAGTATTCAAAATATAAGTGAAATAAGTCTTACTGTGGAGGATCCTATTAAAATCGGTTATAAGTTATTAGCCATAGGTATTAAAGAGCGTGATAACTACGAATTAAGTGAAAGTTCACTGAATTTTATGGGTGACAATTCTACTGGATCATATCTCCTTTTAATAAAACCAGGTAGAAGATGGATATTTTCTGATAAAATCTCTGTTATTCATCCAATTTACATAAAGGTAAGTAATAATGTTGAAATAGAAGTGAATGACAAGAATGAGGTAGTATGTAGTCAACAGTTATAAAAAACATAACTAAGTTATTCCACATAAGGGCGCGATTCTTAAATAAGAATTCGCGTTTTTTTTAACTTTTGAAAACGATAAGTTGGAATAATTCTCCAATATAATTAGTTAATTATGTTAAAATAATTGCAGATTGTGAATAGTTGATCTTAAACTCTAGGTTAATTAAATTTCGAATTAGCCTGTGAAACATGTGTATAATCAATTCGTCTAATGATTGGGGGGGAGTGTTTTTTGAAAAAAATATATTTTATACTCTTAAGTTTAACATTTGTATTGCTTATGACAGGGTGTGGTTTAAAAGCAAAGTCACTTACCGAATTTTATGAAAAAGATTTAGCAGGCGTGTCTAAAATAGTTTGTTTTTCTTCCGGAATAAATTTTATATCTTTTATCTCATCTAGAAATGAATTTATTTTCTGTTTATCAGTAACTGTTCTTTCGTAGCCTGTATTTCCGTCAACAATTTGGGCGCTAAACTGGAGTAATCAGTAAATAAAAAAACCGCAAAATATGCAATGTTTTATACAAAGCTCTTATTTTGCAGTCTCTTTTAATATGCAATATACATATTGTCATTTCATATTTTATCTCTTTATACTACTTCTCTACTGTAACTTCATTATCTTATATTAAAATCTCAAATTCAACTCTTCCGCAACCCAGTTGAAAAAATTAAACCTGTTGCTTTTTAAAGAAATTCATTATTAATTTTAAAATGATACCCAATAAAACATAAGTAATAAATGAATAGAAAATATTCCAATTTATATACTCATAAACTTCCATCCATCTATAAAACCCTTCAAATAATACTCCAACTACTCCAAATATTATAGTTGCAATTAAATACTTTTTCCATGAACTAAAATGTTGGTATATTAGAATGTACACTGAAGGAAGAATAAAATTAGTTGATACAAAAAAGGAGGGGAAAATTGGTAATAAACTTGTAGGATAACCAGTCAATACATAATTTGTAGTGATTGTATCTATAATTACACCCATATAGACAGTTATACCTCCTAAAGTTAATAACTCAAATAAGCGTTTTTTATCAATTAATTTCCACAGAACAAAAATACTAATAATATTTAGTATTATAATCGCCCACCAAGAAAAATGAAAAAGATTGTTATTAAACCAATATACATTATATTGCTCAATTAATTTTTCTCTAAGATTTATTATATCTTCCCATGTTGGATGTTGTTTCATTATT
It encodes:
- a CDS encoding CBO0543 family protein, coding for MKQHPTWEDIINLREKLIEQYNVYWFNNNLFHFSWWAIIILNIISIFVLWKLIDKKRLFELLTLGGITVYMGVIIDTITTNYVLTGYPTSLLPIFPSFFVSTNFILPSVYILIYQHFSSWKKYLIATIIFGVVGVLFEGFYRWMEVYEYINWNIFYSFITYVLLGIILKLIMNFFKKQQV
- a CDS encoding VOC family protein, yielding MEISQVILKTKDLESMKEFYTEILAMSLTEHNKDSFQIAVGSSQLKFSSRDVEGDPFYHFAFNIPSNQFKEAKTWIRNKVSLNYEDGEDEAEFSHLPAQSFYFYDPAGNIVEFISRHSIANNKVHPFSPNSIQNISEISLTVEDPIKIGYKLLAIGIKERDNYELSESSLNFMGDNSTGSYLLLIKPGRRWIFSDKISVIHPIYIKVSNNVEIEVNDKNEVVCSQQL